From a single Anaerolineales bacterium genomic region:
- a CDS encoding GAF domain-containing protein, which produces MPRKPKINKRLDKLFKEIQPEENVLKPGSKPKVKDEAPLVPDPKPARKTPAVSPSPTTPITRRRPSSLAMPPATDKSAMAAYAANIQIGDELAMMRLVDDQNRVWTTDEQLLIKQVADQLSLALENARLFQETQKRAQELTIVNQVVTSASRSLALRDTLQSIASNLAQLLSAGHVGIALMDSGKTELVLAADASSTVGESSDIGTIIPIAGNAATEEVLRTKRPVYIRNVMNNPLTEPIRNIMAMRGTKNLLILPLLAENEVIGTIGIDFFEEDRVVTQDELRLLETIVIQVATAIQKDQLFERVEQSETNLRALFSAMDDVVLVINRDGRYEQIAPTNPSLLVRPPQELLGRTFHELFPVEVADRFLEKTLEAMNSSQKVQFEYELPVENQVFWFLASLTKLDKDRVFWIARDITERKQAEEAIRRRNEYLAASAEIGRLITSTLDLNTIFARTVNLINEKFGFYHAAIFIVEETGFNAVLREATGEAGAEMKKREHALPVDQYSIVGKVTAEGTSVVVNDITNDPLHKLNPLLPETRAEAAIPLRIGTRIIGAIDIQSTSANAFSEDEVSVLQTLADQVAVAIDNARSFELSQQAVMEMREIDRLKTQFLANMSHELRTPLNSIIGFSRVILKGIDGPVTELQQQDLTAIYNSGQHLLGLINDILDLAKIEAGKMELAFDEVNITDVVSSVLSTTSGLVKDKPIELKRSIEPNLPTVRADAIRVRQVLINLLSNAAKFTEQGEISVNVNLVTSSNGRNEIRVSVKDTGPGISEKDQEKLFQPFSQVDDSPTRKTGGTGLGLSICQQLINMHGGRIWVESEVGAGSTFLFTLPLFRKDTDSGYPANGNRLILAIDDDSQVISLYERYLHPQGYQVIPLTDPSRAVERVKQLKPFAVTLDIMMPGVDGWTVLEALKSDAETRNTPVLICSIIEDLEKGFNLGAADYLVKPIIEDDLVNALDRLNTDGSIREVLIIDDNRDDLRLIGKLLNEDGRYKAILAEGGRNGWNIISSGNPPHAIILDLFMPDMDGFQILERLQADKKLRDIPTIVISGMEVTPEQKKQLKEFGQRLLTKGSFSEKDLLMSIQRALDRINATK; this is translated from the coding sequence ATGCCAAGGAAACCGAAAATAAACAAGCGGCTTGACAAGCTCTTCAAGGAAATTCAACCCGAAGAGAATGTCCTGAAACCTGGCAGCAAGCCCAAGGTCAAGGATGAAGCGCCTCTTGTTCCGGACCCGAAACCTGCGAGGAAAACTCCCGCCGTATCCCCCTCCCCGACGACACCCATCACCCGGCGTCGTCCATCCTCGCTCGCCATGCCGCCCGCAACGGATAAAAGCGCCATGGCGGCTTACGCTGCCAACATTCAGATCGGTGATGAACTGGCAATGATGCGTCTCGTGGATGACCAGAACCGCGTCTGGACTACGGACGAACAACTGCTCATCAAACAGGTTGCAGACCAGTTATCGCTCGCGCTCGAAAACGCAAGGCTGTTCCAGGAAACACAGAAACGCGCGCAGGAACTCACGATCGTCAACCAGGTGGTGACATCGGCGTCCAGATCCCTGGCATTGAGGGACACCCTGCAGAGCATCGCGAGCAACCTGGCACAACTGCTTTCCGCCGGGCATGTCGGCATCGCGCTGATGGACAGCGGAAAGACCGAACTGGTCCTGGCGGCTGACGCCTCCTCCACCGTGGGAGAATCATCCGACATTGGAACCATCATTCCAATCGCCGGCAACGCCGCAACGGAAGAGGTGCTGCGCACAAAACGGCCGGTCTACATCCGCAATGTGATGAACAATCCGCTCACCGAGCCGATCCGAAATATCATGGCAATGCGCGGCACAAAAAACCTGCTGATATTGCCGCTGCTCGCCGAAAACGAGGTAATCGGCACGATCGGCATCGACTTCTTCGAGGAAGACCGGGTTGTAACGCAGGACGAACTCCGGCTTTTGGAAACCATAGTAATTCAGGTTGCCACCGCCATCCAAAAAGATCAGCTCTTTGAACGGGTGGAGCAATCCGAAACCAACCTCCGCGCGCTCTTCTCCGCCATGGACGATGTGGTGCTGGTGATCAACCGGGACGGCCGCTACGAACAGATCGCGCCCACCAACCCGTCCCTGCTGGTGCGTCCGCCGCAGGAATTGCTCGGAAGGACATTCCACGAGCTTTTCCCGGTTGAGGTCGCCGACCGCTTTCTCGAGAAAACGCTCGAGGCAATGAACTCATCACAAAAGGTCCAATTCGAATATGAACTGCCTGTTGAAAACCAGGTCTTCTGGTTTCTTGCCAGCCTGACAAAACTTGACAAGGACCGCGTATTTTGGATCGCGAGGGATATCACCGAGCGCAAGCAGGCAGAGGAAGCCATTCGCCGCCGCAACGAATATCTCGCGGCATCGGCGGAGATCGGCAGACTCATCACCTCCACGCTTGACCTGAACACGATCTTTGCGCGGACCGTGAACCTGATCAATGAAAAATTCGGCTTTTACCACGCTGCGATCTTCATCGTGGAGGAAACCGGCTTCAATGCCGTGCTAAGGGAAGCCACCGGTGAGGCTGGCGCGGAAATGAAAAAGCGCGAGCACGCCCTGCCCGTTGACCAGTATTCCATCGTGGGCAAAGTGACAGCCGAAGGGACTTCGGTTGTGGTCAACGACATCACGAATGACCCGCTGCATAAATTGAACCCGCTCCTGCCGGAGACCCGCGCCGAGGCTGCCATTCCGCTGCGGATCGGCACGCGCATCATCGGCGCAATTGATATTCAATCCACATCAGCGAATGCCTTCAGCGAGGACGAAGTCTCCGTTCTGCAAACGCTTGCAGACCAGGTGGCGGTTGCCATTGACAATGCGCGCTCCTTTGAGCTCTCGCAGCAAGCCGTGATGGAAATGCGCGAGATCGACCGCTTGAAGACCCAATTCCTTGCGAATATGAGTCATGAACTGCGCACACCTTTGAACTCCATCATCGGTTTTTCGCGCGTCATCCTGAAGGGAATTGACGGTCCGGTCACCGAGCTGCAACAGCAGGACCTGACCGCGATCTATAATTCAGGTCAGCACCTGCTCGGTCTCATTAACGACATCCTCGACCTTGCCAAGATCGAGGCTGGCAAGATGGAATTGGCGTTCGATGAAGTGAATATCACCGATGTGGTCAGCAGCGTCCTTTCGACCACAAGCGGCTTGGTCAAGGATAAGCCCATCGAGTTGAAACGCTCCATCGAGCCGAACCTGCCCACTGTCCGGGCGGATGCGATCCGCGTCCGTCAGGTGTTGATCAATCTGCTCTCGAACGCGGCAAAGTTCACGGAGCAGGGCGAGATCTCTGTGAATGTCAATCTTGTGACAAGCTCAAACGGCAGGAACGAGATCAGGGTCAGTGTCAAGGATACAGGTCCCGGCATCTCCGAAAAGGACCAAGAAAAACTCTTCCAGCCATTCTCGCAGGTGGACGACTCGCCAACCCGCAAGACCGGCGGCACGGGGCTTGGCTTGTCCATTTGCCAGCAGTTGATCAACATGCATGGCGGGCGCATCTGGGTTGAGAGTGAAGTCGGCGCGGGAAGTACATTCCTGTTCACGCTGCCGCTCTTCCGCAAAGACACCGACAGCGGTTATCCCGCCAATGGCAACCGGCTGATCCTGGCAATTGACGATGACTCGCAAGTCATCAGCCTGTACGAGCGATACCTGCATCCGCAGGGGTATCAGGTCATCCCGTTGACGGATCCGTCGCGGGCGGTGGAACGCGTCAAACAATTGAAACCGTTCGCAGTGACGTTGGACATCATGATGCCCGGCGTCGATGGCTGGACCGTATTGGAGGCTTTGAAGAGTGACGCGGAAACGCGCAATACACCGGTACTCATCTGCAGCATCATAGAAGACTTGGAAAAAGGGTTCAACCTCGGGGCGGCAGATTACCTGGTCAAGCCCATCATCGAAGACGATCTCGTCAACGCGCTCGACCGCCTGAACACAGACGGTTCCATCCGCGAAGTGCTGATCATTGACGACAACCGTGACGACCTGCGCCTGATCGGGAAACTGCTCAACGAGGACGGCAGGTACAAAGCCATCCTCGCAGAAGGCGGACGCAACGGCTGGAACATCATCTCCAGCGGAAACCCGCCTCATGCCATCATCCTCGACCTGTTCATGCCGGACATGGATGGGTTCCAGATCCTGGAACGACTGCAAGCCGATAAAAAACTGCGTGATATTCCCACGATTGTCATTAGCGGCATGGAAGTCACGCCGGAACAGAAGAAACAGCTCAAAGAGTTCGGGCAGCGCCTGCTTACGAAAGGATCCTTCAGCGAGAAGGACCTGCTCATGTCCATCCAACGCGCACTTGACCGGATCAACGCAACGAAATAA
- a CDS encoding ParA family protein: MLRTIAVSNEKGGVAKTTTTLSLGAALAELGKRVLLIDLDAQANLTLALGFEPGEAQNTSSSIMLDNMPLLSACRKTDVDNLDLIPSSSQIETSEQFLPVRTNYTTILQRAIRGANGLSYDYIILDCPPALGAITRNALAAADLLLIPTQAEYFSAYALRNMMSLIRRTREDDNPGLAYRILVTMLDRRNRTHRNIHEQLRATFSEGVFNTVIEIDTKLRESPIAGMPITQYKAGARGSIQYRILAQELMEYAKETENKQAA, from the coding sequence ATGCTAAGAACCATCGCTGTATCCAATGAAAAAGGCGGGGTCGCAAAAACCACCACGACCCTTTCCCTCGGCGCCGCACTTGCGGAACTGGGCAAACGCGTCCTGCTTATCGACCTGGACGCGCAAGCCAACCTCACCCTCGCACTCGGTTTCGAACCCGGCGAGGCGCAGAACACATCCAGCAGCATCATGTTGGACAACATGCCCTTGTTGAGCGCCTGCCGCAAAACAGACGTCGACAATCTCGACTTGATCCCTTCCAGTTCGCAGATCGAAACATCTGAACAGTTCCTGCCGGTGCGGACAAATTACACCACCATCCTCCAGCGCGCCATTCGCGGCGCGAACGGTCTGTCGTACGATTACATCATCCTCGACTGCCCGCCCGCGCTCGGAGCGATCACACGGAACGCGCTCGCCGCCGCAGACCTGCTGCTCATCCCGACACAAGCGGAATATTTCTCCGCTTACGCGCTGCGCAACATGATGAGTCTCATCCGCCGCACACGCGAGGACGACAACCCCGGTCTCGCCTATCGCATCCTCGTCACCATGCTGGACAGGCGCAACCGCACCCATCGCAACATCCACGAACAACTTCGCGCCACTTTCAGCGAGGGCGTGTTCAATACCGTCATCGAAATCGACACCAAGCTGCGGGAAAGTCCCATCGCCGGCATGCCGATCACGCAGTACAAAGCCGGCGCGCGCGGCTCCATCCAGTACCGCATACTTGCCCAGGAGTTAATGGAATATGCCAAGGAAACCGAAAATAAACAAGCGGCTTGA
- a CDS encoding GAF domain-containing protein: MNKLLSSIFDALERTPFGRLNLRLKLTIGNMLITFLVIFIMGALVFYRIGTASQQLIAQLDENIRTRTEASLLSTGEEQAAQLDNFFASMSKNTIVIGSTISDLLSQKTILEEGLYWSALENLYRLPSGSWDNSDSEPASIFIPADRHLSSPLARKLNVLKHTELFIPALIKDNPDIVAIYFGGVTSETIYYPNIDLAGIVPPDFDVTGRLWFVSASPENNPQNEVVWSAPYQDAALNGLVVTASAPVFDANNIFQGVAGMDIQLTQITNLVSNIQVGETGYAFIVDNNNRLIALPEQGYGDFGITDEAAKLGEIMDTATLPEAAPEFFSILSRITNGTRGIFTIEVGGAERYVAYQQIPQVEYVLVTIAPSSELLTEAALVSQQIIETRSTLVRSLFLIVVIFLLGTAASFAIGNRFTSPLKQLTRAANEIIEGNLNAKAEIQSQDELGTLATTLNAMTANLRELIQSLEQRVVERTSELQNELQRGERRSKQYEAIAKVAQAINRTQNLQELLPQISQVISQQFGFYHVGIFLNDPSREYAVLGAANSSGGQNMLQRGHQLKIGEQGIVGYVTGTGQPRIALDVGEDATFFNNPDLPQTRSEMALPLNISGEVIGALDVQSTEPNAFSNEDVEVLSTLADQVGIAIQNARLYEQTQKSLAEAEAISRQYFQDTWNKLSQEQKITGFRYTPIGAIPLGGGNSGQEMPADDKLERKSISVPIVIRGQTIGKLSVLVPKHEHVQSDQMDLINAVADRVAIFAENARLFDQTARRAERERLVADITTKIRGTNDPQEMIETAIGELRQALNVSRIEIIPQKVAPPPDR; the protein is encoded by the coding sequence ATGAATAAATTGCTTTCTTCCATCTTTGATGCGCTCGAAAGAACCCCGTTCGGGCGTCTGAACCTGCGCCTTAAATTGACGATAGGCAATATGCTTATTACCTTCCTCGTCATTTTCATCATGGGAGCACTTGTCTTTTACCGTATCGGAACGGCAAGCCAGCAGCTGATCGCACAACTGGACGAAAATATCCGTACCCGGACAGAAGCCAGCCTGCTTTCCACAGGCGAAGAACAAGCCGCCCAGCTGGATAATTTCTTCGCGTCCATGAGCAAGAATACGATCGTCATTGGTTCCACGATCAGCGACCTGCTCTCGCAAAAAACGATCCTCGAGGAAGGCTTGTATTGGAGCGCGTTGGAGAATCTCTACCGCCTTCCATCCGGAAGCTGGGACAACTCCGATTCCGAGCCCGCCTCGATCTTCATCCCTGCAGACAGGCATCTCTCCAGCCCGCTCGCAAGAAAACTGAACGTCCTGAAACACACGGAATTGTTCATTCCCGCCCTCATCAAGGACAATCCGGATATTGTCGCGATCTATTTCGGCGGTGTGACCAGCGAAACGATCTACTATCCCAACATCGATCTCGCAGGCATCGTCCCGCCGGATTTCGATGTAACCGGGCGCTTATGGTTCGTAAGCGCCTCTCCTGAGAACAATCCGCAAAATGAAGTCGTCTGGTCGGCGCCCTATCAGGATGCGGCGCTAAATGGACTGGTGGTCACGGCAAGCGCCCCCGTGTTCGATGCGAACAACATCTTCCAGGGCGTCGCCGGCATGGATATCCAGCTTACGCAAATCACGAATCTGGTCTCCAATATTCAGGTCGGCGAGACCGGCTACGCCTTCATCGTGGACAACAACAACCGTTTGATCGCGCTGCCTGAACAGGGATACGGCGACTTCGGGATCACAGACGAGGCTGCAAAACTGGGCGAGATCATGGATACAGCCACCCTGCCCGAAGCTGCGCCCGAGTTCTTCAGCATCCTGAGCCGCATCACAAACGGCACAAGGGGCATCTTCACCATTGAGGTCGGAGGCGCTGAAAGATATGTGGCGTATCAGCAAATTCCCCAGGTGGAATATGTGCTCGTAACCATCGCCCCGTCAAGCGAGCTTCTGACGGAAGCCGCCCTCGTCAGCCAACAGATCATTGAGACGCGCAGCACGCTTGTCAGAAGCCTGTTCCTGATCGTGGTGATCTTTTTGCTCGGGACTGCCGCTTCATTTGCCATCGGCAACAGGTTCACATCACCGTTAAAACAGTTGACTCGCGCAGCCAATGAGATCATTGAAGGGAATTTGAACGCAAAAGCGGAAATACAATCCCAAGACGAACTCGGCACCCTCGCCACCACGCTAAATGCCATGACAGCCAACCTGCGCGAATTGATCCAATCCCTGGAACAGCGCGTCGTGGAACGGACATCCGAATTACAGAATGAACTGCAAAGAGGCGAACGCCGCAGCAAACAGTACGAAGCGATCGCCAAGGTTGCGCAAGCCATTAACCGTACGCAAAACCTGCAGGAACTCCTGCCCCAGATCTCGCAAGTCATCAGCCAGCAATTCGGCTTCTATCATGTCGGCATCTTCCTGAACGACCCCAGCAGGGAATATGCCGTGCTCGGCGCAGCCAACAGTTCGGGCGGACAAAACATGCTGCAACGCGGACATCAGCTAAAGATCGGCGAACAGGGTATCGTGGGATATGTGACCGGCACGGGTCAGCCGCGCATCGCGCTGGACGTGGGCGAGGATGCCACCTTCTTCAACAACCCCGATCTTCCGCAAACCCGCTCCGAAATGGCGCTTCCGCTGAACATTTCCGGGGAGGTTATCGGCGCATTGGACGTACAGAGCACCGAACCGAACGCTTTCTCAAATGAGGATGTCGAGGTTCTCTCCACACTGGCAGACCAGGTCGGCATCGCGATCCAGAATGCGCGTCTCTACGAACAGACGCAAAAATCCCTCGCGGAGGCGGAGGCGATCTCGCGGCAATACTTCCAGGATACCTGGAACAAACTCTCGCAGGAGCAAAAGATCACGGGCTTCCGCTACACGCCCATCGGAGCCATCCCGCTGGGAGGCGGAAATTCCGGTCAGGAAATGCCAGCCGATGACAAACTCGAACGGAAGAGCATCTCTGTTCCCATCGTCATCCGCGGACAGACCATCGGCAAGCTATCTGTGCTTGTGCCAAAACATGAGCACGTTCAGTCCGACCAGATGGATCTTATCAACGCCGTGGCAGACCGCGTGGCGATCTTTGCTGAAAATGCCCGTCTGTTCGACCAAACTGCCCGCCGCGCCGAACGCGAGCGCCTCGTGGCAGATATCACCACCAAGATACGCGGAACGAACGACCCGCAGGAGATGATCGAAACCGCCATCGGCGAGTTGCGGCAGGCGTTGAATGTCTCCCGCATCGAGATCATCCCGCAAAAAGTCGCTCCGCCGCCCGACCGGTAA
- a CDS encoding GAF domain-containing protein: MTQSSLKRPSFSSPSFPRRLSLRAKLIIGFSLIAAVVSLITAFAVYTTTQRQITENFRRRVLTAAAITALQQNGDEFETIASASDPLYEEFRLQNLAILRSDPDFIFVYTMRKDELGIYFVVDGNEPDAEGFSVYGERYLEPSPLLTENFDSMSAPIVEPEIYTDEYGSFLSAYAPIRTSDGRQVGVIGVDITADTILQEQRQIIIQAFFIFLIVFAIGTLLGNLAGSALARPVSKLAQSAQAFTTGKFDQRVDIHTGDEIGDLANTFNSMADEIQSLIGSLEKRVEERTRDLEAERQQSEKHARELVTVGEISKLINSEQRLENLLSLITRLVSERFGFYHVGIFMVDESRQFAILQAANSEGGRNMLKREHKLRVGESGIVGYVAKFGAPRIALDVGLDAVFFNNPDLPNTRSEMALPLKLRDEVIGVLDVQSEEPGIFTDEDANTLGILADQIAIAIENARLFAKTRESLSELQSMYRQNLQEGWRTFIREEAAAGYHQSVGGGKKLTQPITTDEIQEAMYRGDVMQLHADGKTQESILVVPIKLRGQVIGVMRVKAPTKDRQWTGAEVNLAEAVSERLSLALDNARLLQESQRRAIKERTISEITGKIGSSINLENVLLTAVEELGRTIPGSEVIINLQNENSLEGSE, translated from the coding sequence ATGACACAATCCTCCTTAAAGCGCCCGTCCTTTTCATCACCGTCCTTCCCCAGGCGGTTGTCTCTGCGCGCCAAGCTGATCATTGGTTTCTCGCTTATTGCCGCTGTGGTTTCGCTGATCACCGCATTTGCTGTATACACCACCACCCAGCGCCAGATCACCGAAAACTTCCGCCGGCGCGTTCTTACAGCCGCCGCGATCACAGCTTTGCAACAGAACGGAGATGAGTTCGAGACCATTGCATCCGCAAGCGACCCGCTTTACGAAGAGTTCCGGCTGCAAAATCTGGCGATACTGCGCTCTGACCCCGATTTCATTTTCGTGTACACCATGCGGAAGGACGAATTGGGAATTTACTTCGTCGTGGACGGCAATGAGCCCGACGCGGAAGGTTTTTCTGTGTACGGCGAACGATATCTGGAGCCGTCCCCGCTCCTCACCGAAAATTTTGACTCCATGTCCGCTCCGATCGTGGAACCGGAAATCTACACCGATGAATACGGCTCGTTTCTGAGCGCTTACGCTCCGATCCGAACATCGGACGGACGACAGGTTGGCGTTATCGGCGTGGATATCACAGCCGACACCATCCTTCAGGAACAAAGGCAGATCATCATTCAGGCGTTCTTCATCTTCCTGATCGTCTTTGCGATCGGCACGCTACTTGGCAATCTGGCAGGGAGCGCGCTGGCACGACCCGTATCGAAACTTGCCCAAAGCGCGCAGGCATTCACAACCGGCAAGTTCGACCAGCGCGTGGACATCCATACAGGCGATGAGATCGGCGATCTGGCGAACACGTTCAACAGCATGGCGGATGAGATCCAAAGCCTGATCGGTTCCCTTGAAAAACGCGTTGAAGAACGCACCAGAGATCTGGAAGCCGAACGCCAGCAAAGCGAAAAACACGCCCGGGAACTTGTTACAGTCGGCGAAATTTCAAAGCTCATCAACAGCGAGCAAAGGCTGGAAAACCTGCTCTCCCTCATCACCCGCCTGGTCAGCGAACGGTTCGGGTTTTATCACGTCGGCATCTTCATGGTCGACGAATCCAGGCAATTCGCCATCCTGCAAGCCGCCAACAGTGAAGGCGGCAGGAACATGCTGAAGAGGGAGCATAAACTCCGCGTTGGGGAAAGCGGGATCGTGGGCTACGTGGCAAAATTCGGCGCGCCGCGCATCGCTCTGGACGTTGGGCTTGATGCGGTTTTCTTCAACAATCCCGACCTCCCAAACACCCGCTCCGAAATGGCACTGCCTTTGAAACTGCGCGATGAAGTCATCGGCGTGTTGGATGTCCAAAGCGAAGAACCAGGCATCTTTACAGATGAAGATGCGAACACGCTCGGAATCCTGGCAGACCAGATCGCCATCGCGATCGAGAACGCCAGACTGTTCGCCAAGACCCGCGAGTCGCTCAGCGAACTGCAATCCATGTATCGCCAAAACCTGCAGGAAGGCTGGCGGACTTTCATCCGCGAAGAGGCGGCTGCCGGGTATCACCAAAGTGTGGGCGGCGGGAAAAAATTGACCCAGCCGATCACAACCGACGAGATCCAGGAAGCCATGTACCGCGGCGACGTGATGCAGCTTCACGCCGATGGAAAGACACAGGAAAGCATCCTTGTCGTGCCCATCAAACTGCGCGGACAGGTCATCGGCGTCATGCGCGTAAAGGCGCCCACAAAAGATCGTCAGTGGACGGGCGCTGAGGTCAACCTCGCCGAGGCGGTTTCAGAACGCCTGTCGCTCGCACTCGACAATGCGCGCCTGCTCCAGGAATCCCAGCGGCGGGCGATCAAGGAAAGAACCATCAGCGAAATTACAGGCAAGATCGGCTCCTCGATCAACCTTGAAAACGTTTTGCTGACTGCCGTTGAAGAGCTGGGTAGGACGATCCCGGGCTCGGAGGTGATCATCAATCTCCAGAACGAGAACTCTCTTGAAGGAAGCGAGTAA
- a CDS encoding GAF domain-containing protein, translating into MFSNIFEYFRDENDKDPSFIILTRNILTFVILANMALIPLVTGVVGEGSRNVPALIVLIITLALELISMVFVLKGRVRMAKAVVPIALVAAVTIIAINSNGLKNTGMVGLPIILVISAILLGKRALFLVTPLAVAGAIIVAVLDLNGRIPFVPAGLDDALIVPILLIASASITHLLIIRLNENIERARKSEGLQRQENAELIQLRNSLEERVRERTAELELANQVNERRARQFEAVAQVLKAISSVQDLEPLLPRLTQVISEQFNTYHSGIFLLDNEREFAVLRAANSEGGQKMLARRHKLQVGQTGIVGFVTATGQPRIALDVGVDAVFFDNPDLPDTRSEIALPLRYAGEIIGALDVQSTEPNAFRQDDVDVLITLADQVAVAINNALAIEEARKSFAEAQSAIGETTLEAWEVMRPRTLGPGFTLTESSIKPLQQPLDSEYAQSAINKGEAVLSKNKNEFSVPIRLRGEVVGVMHLSTRDSAKLTDDNVDIARAVAERLSLAIETSTLLQATQHRADLERVTTDITSRISASTRFDAILQTAAQELSRALGSSDVLVQIEPVAIKMSSTE; encoded by the coding sequence ATGTTTTCGAATATTTTCGAATACTTTAGAGATGAAAACGATAAAGACCCGTCATTCATAATATTGACGAGGAACATTCTGACGTTCGTGATCCTGGCAAATATGGCGCTCATTCCGCTGGTGACAGGCGTTGTCGGGGAAGGTTCCCGCAATGTGCCTGCCCTTATCGTCCTGATCATCACGCTTGCCCTTGAACTCATCTCGATGGTTTTTGTCCTAAAAGGGCGCGTGCGTATGGCAAAAGCGGTTGTGCCGATCGCGCTGGTCGCAGCCGTAACAATCATCGCCATCAACTCCAATGGGCTGAAGAACACCGGCATGGTGGGACTGCCGATCATTCTTGTGATCTCCGCCATCCTGCTCGGCAAGCGCGCGCTTTTTTTGGTAACGCCACTTGCTGTTGCGGGAGCGATCATAGTTGCCGTGCTCGACCTGAACGGCAGAATACCATTTGTACCTGCTGGGCTTGACGATGCTTTGATCGTACCCATCCTGCTGATCGCCAGCGCAAGCATCACCCATCTGTTGATCATCCGGCTCAACGAGAACATCGAGCGCGCGCGCAAGAGCGAAGGTCTGCAAAGGCAGGAGAATGCCGAACTCATACAACTGAGGAACTCGCTTGAAGAACGCGTCCGCGAAAGAACTGCCGAGCTCGAACTCGCAAACCAGGTCAACGAAAGGCGCGCCCGTCAATTCGAGGCGGTTGCCCAAGTCCTGAAAGCCATCTCATCGGTTCAGGATCTGGAACCCCTGCTCCCCCGCCTCACCCAGGTGATCAGCGAGCAGTTCAATACATACCACTCCGGCATCTTTCTACTGGATAACGAGCGGGAATTTGCCGTGCTGCGCGCCGCCAACAGCGAAGGCGGTCAGAAGATGCTCGCCCGCAGACACAAACTGCAAGTCGGACAGACCGGCATCGTCGGCTTTGTCACTGCCACGGGGCAACCCCGCATCGCTCTTGACGTTGGAGTGGATGCCGTTTTCTTTGACAACCCCGACCTCCCGGACACCCGCTCCGAGATCGCGCTGCCCCTGCGATATGCCGGTGAGATCATCGGCGCATTGGATGTTCAAAGCACCGAGCCAAACGCTTTCCGGCAGGATGATGTCGATGTGTTGATCACGCTGGCAGACCAGGTCGCTGTCGCGATCAACAACGCGCTTGCCATCGAGGAGGCGAGGAAATCCTTCGCGGAAGCACAAAGCGCGATCGGCGAGACCACGCTCGAGGCGTGGGAAGTGATGCGTCCAAGAACACTTGGACCGGGATTCACGCTGACAGAGTCGTCCATCAAGCCGTTACAGCAGCCCCTCGATAGCGAGTATGCGCAAAGCGCCATCAACAAAGGCGAGGCGGTGCTTTCCAAGAATAAGAATGAATTTTCCGTGCCAATCCGCCTGCGCGGAGAGGTGGTCGGCGTCATGCATTTGAGCACCCGCGACAGTGCCAAACTGACCGACGACAACGTGGACATTGCCCGCGCCGTTGCGGAACGTCTCTCGCTCGCCATCGAAACATCCACGCTGCTGCAAGCCACCCAGCACCGCGCCGACCTCGAACGCGTCACCACCGATATCACCAGCCGTATCAGCGCATCCACCCGCTTTGACGCCATCCTGCAAACCGCCGCCCAGGAATTGAGCCGCGCGCTTGGCAGTTCGGATGTGCTGGTCCAGATCGAACCGGTTGCCATAAAAATGAGCTCGACCGAGTAA